One window of the Thermosinus carboxydivorans Nor1 genome contains the following:
- a CDS encoding FAD-dependent oxidoreductase, whose product VTVFEALHAPGGVLMYGIPEFRLPKEIVRQEIEELKELGVEIVVNAVIGKTFTIDELLTEEGFDAVFIGTGAGLPHFMDIPGENLNGVYSANEFLTRVNLMKAYKFPEAGTPVHAGKRVAVVGAGNVAMDAARTALRLGAENVYIVYRRSEEEMPARAEEIEHAKEEGVEFRLLTNPVRIIGDEQGWVKGLECIRMELGEPDESGRRKPVPIANSNFVLDVDTVIMAIGQGPNPLIQQTTPGLAVNKRGNITTDEIGRTSKEGVFAGGDIVTGAATVIQAMGAGKKAAAAIHEYVQNKRKGARNSQ is encoded by the coding sequence AGTTACGGTATTTGAAGCGCTTCACGCCCCGGGCGGTGTGCTGATGTATGGTATCCCTGAATTCAGGTTGCCTAAGGAAATTGTACGCCAGGAAATTGAAGAATTGAAAGAATTAGGTGTGGAAATCGTTGTCAACGCTGTTATCGGTAAGACTTTTACCATCGACGAACTCCTCACCGAAGAAGGATTTGACGCTGTCTTTATCGGTACCGGGGCGGGACTGCCGCACTTCATGGACATACCGGGGGAAAACCTCAACGGGGTATATTCAGCTAATGAATTTTTGACCCGGGTAAATTTAATGAAGGCTTATAAATTTCCCGAAGCGGGCACGCCTGTTCATGCTGGAAAGAGGGTAGCCGTTGTCGGCGCTGGCAATGTTGCCATGGACGCCGCGCGAACCGCATTGCGCCTCGGTGCGGAAAATGTTTATATTGTGTATCGCCGCTCAGAGGAAGAAATGCCTGCACGAGCGGAGGAAATCGAACATGCGAAGGAAGAAGGCGTGGAATTTAGGCTACTGACCAATCCGGTGCGTATCATTGGCGACGAACAGGGTTGGGTGAAAGGATTAGAATGTATCCGCATGGAACTCGGCGAACCTGATGAATCGGGGCGGCGAAAACCTGTTCCGATCGCAAACTCCAATTTTGTACTTGATGTCGATACTGTCATCATGGCCATCGGTCAAGGGCCCAATCCCTTAATCCAACAAACTACTCCCGGCCTGGCTGTAAATAAGCGGGGCAATATAACTACGGACGAAATCGGCCGGACGTCGAAAGAAGGAGTTTTTGCCGGTGGCGACATCGTTACCGGTGCCGCCACGGTTATTCAGGCGATGGGAGCCGGCAAAAAGGCAGCGGCTGCTATTCACGAGTACGTGCAAAATAAACGTAAAGGCGCAAGGAATTCGCAGTAA